The following are encoded in a window of Clostridium thermarum genomic DNA:
- a CDS encoding HAD-IA family hydrolase, translating into MFKEIIWDFDGTLFDTYPGIVYTYKHALDELGIEEDEEAILELLKRSAKEAIEYYRDTYKLDDSFIHLIKKHKETEIDMAKPFPYAEEVCRRIAESGRRNYILTHRGYTTQELLQQYNMEDLFTEIITGHSGFKRKPDPEGYAYLVDKYNMKKEEVLIVGDRELEILAAKALGVKVCLYDTNKIKYIEKPDYVVTSLQEVKDIIMNGQ; encoded by the coding sequence ATGTTTAAAGAGATTATTTGGGATTTTGATGGTACACTTTTTGATACCTATCCGGGTATTGTATATACCTATAAGCACGCTTTAGATGAATTGGGTATAGAGGAGGACGAAGAAGCAATACTGGAATTGCTGAAAAGGTCTGCTAAGGAAGCCATAGAATACTATAGGGATACCTATAAACTGGATGATAGTTTTATCCACTTGATAAAGAAACATAAAGAAACTGAAATTGACATGGCTAAACCTTTTCCATATGCAGAAGAAGTGTGCAGGCGGATTGCAGAAAGTGGAAGAAGAAATTACATATTAACGCATAGGGGGTATACAACACAAGAACTGCTACAGCAATATAATATGGAAGACCTTTTTACAGAAATTATAACTGGGCACAGTGGCTTCAAAAGAAAGCCTGACCCTGAGGGCTATGCTTACCTAGTAGATAAATATAACATGAAAAAGGAAGAAGTGTTAATAGTAGGCGACAGGGAATTGGAGATATTGGCAGCAAAGGCCTTAGGAGTGAAGGTGTGTCTGTATGATACAAATAAGATAAAATATATTGAAAAGCCAGATTATGTGGTTACTTCATTGCAAGAGGTTAAGGATATTATTATGAATGGACAATAA
- a CDS encoding sodium/glutamate symporter, with amino-acid sequence MDLNWLSMTDFMYLSLFLGIAAILKEKFKFFSKLLIPTSILAGFVGMLLGPEILNIVPFNAKNLENLVYHLMALGFIALTLKERENKKTADSYKTGVFIVSTYLIQGIVGFIISLGLLYTIYPDIFPTFGLLLPLGYGQGPGQAYSIGSQWEKMGFENGGQIGLTIATFGFLWACFGGVPVLNYLVRKKKLKHVSTAGDIIQRPLVEKSEPGEIPLSSGLDKITLQFFLIGIVYLVTYLILKGLSNILTPLGLFGETMSNLLWGFHFLIATVLAMAFRMLYDFLKKKNYIKEEYTNNYLLQRISGSAFDYMIAASISVLSLYAIKSALIPILILSTAGGIVSIVYIIWLGKKVYKTHVLENTVALYGMLTGTISTGLALLKEVDPEFKTQAAENLVLGSASGLLFGLPLLAILNIPVMGYVNKQPLMYLYTLLALILYFIIILTLLLAKRNRKSLSMKEAASDFDD; translated from the coding sequence ATGGATTTGAACTGGTTATCAATGACGGATTTTATGTATCTTTCCTTATTTTTAGGTATAGCAGCTATTCTTAAAGAAAAATTTAAGTTCTTCAGTAAGTTGCTTATTCCGACCTCAATATTGGCGGGTTTTGTTGGAATGTTATTAGGACCGGAAATTTTAAATATCGTACCTTTTAATGCTAAAAATTTGGAAAACTTGGTATATCACCTTATGGCCCTTGGTTTTATAGCCCTAACCTTAAAGGAAAGGGAAAACAAAAAAACTGCGGATAGCTATAAAACCGGAGTCTTTATCGTTAGTACCTATCTAATTCAGGGAATTGTGGGTTTTATCATATCTCTGGGTTTGTTATATACAATTTATCCCGATATTTTTCCAACATTTGGACTTCTGCTTCCTTTAGGCTATGGACAAGGACCTGGGCAAGCTTATTCCATAGGAAGTCAGTGGGAAAAGATGGGATTTGAAAATGGTGGTCAAATTGGTCTCACCATAGCAACCTTTGGATTTCTTTGGGCCTGTTTTGGAGGCGTACCAGTACTTAACTATTTAGTAAGAAAGAAAAAGCTTAAGCATGTGTCCACCGCTGGTGATATTATTCAACGTCCCTTAGTGGAAAAATCGGAGCCCGGTGAGATCCCCTTAAGTTCAGGCTTAGATAAGATTACTCTTCAGTTTTTCTTAATAGGAATAGTTTATTTGGTTACATATTTAATACTGAAGGGGCTATCCAATATACTTACTCCTCTGGGACTTTTCGGCGAGACTATGTCAAACTTACTTTGGGGTTTTCATTTTCTAATCGCCACAGTTTTGGCCATGGCTTTCAGAATGTTATATGATTTTCTCAAAAAAAAGAATTACATCAAGGAAGAATATACAAACAACTATCTCCTTCAGAGGATATCAGGATCAGCCTTTGATTATATGATTGCTGCTTCAATTTCAGTACTTTCACTTTATGCAATAAAAAGTGCCTTGATACCAATTTTGATATTATCTACAGCAGGCGGGATAGTGAGCATTGTGTACATTATATGGCTGGGCAAAAAAGTATATAAGACTCATGTATTAGAGAATACAGTGGCCTTATACGGCATGCTTACCGGTACAATTTCTACTGGATTGGCTCTGTTAAAGGAAGTGGACCCTGAATTTAAAACTCAAGCTGCAGAAAACCTTGTTTTAGGTAGTGCATCTGGTCTGCTTTTTGGTTTGCCCCTGCTGGCAATCCTGAACATTCCGGTAATGGGATATGTAAATAAACAGCCTCTAATGTATCTTTATACTCTGTTAGCTCTTATATTGTACTTTATTATAATACTGACCTTACTGCTGGCTAAAAGAAACAGAAAGTCACTGTCCATGAAAGAAGCTGCCTCGGATTTTGATGATTAA